The following coding sequences lie in one Porphyromonas asaccharolytica DSM 20707 genomic window:
- a CDS encoding DUF3575 domain-containing protein: MMSRLRTKLTLLTIILTLGSLGIVAQEVVVPSHPVKYHEVRLNLLALPYASELSAEYEYATASPFSIGCAVSAYIGDESASGLSFPTFGVMPYGRWYFGGKWFSITSPNAGFLIEVNSAIGYYDKLKNVHYSGPWMNLKRTEEIVSGTSCGIGLGAGFKYVTRRGWSAEASLRMGVNLVEAAQKNFAYIYPAISVGYRF; the protein is encoded by the coding sequence TCACTCGGGATAGTGGCTCAGGAGGTCGTGGTGCCTTCACATCCAGTCAAGTATCACGAAGTTCGGCTTAATCTTTTAGCATTGCCATATGCTTCGGAGCTCTCTGCGGAGTATGAGTATGCAACAGCGTCACCCTTTAGTATTGGTTGCGCAGTGAGTGCCTACATAGGTGATGAGTCTGCTAGTGGACTCTCCTTTCCGACTTTTGGGGTGATGCCTTATGGACGCTGGTACTTTGGCGGGAAGTGGTTCTCTATTACGAGCCCCAATGCAGGTTTCTTGATAGAGGTGAATAGTGCTATTGGCTACTATGACAAACTGAAAAATGTGCATTACTCTGGACCTTGGATGAACCTGAAGAGGACGGAAGAGATAGTGAGCGGAACTTCGTGCGGTATAGGTTTAGGGGCTGGGTTTAAGTATGTGACGCGAAGGGGTTGGAGTGCAGAGGCGAGTCTGCGCATGGGTGTCAATCTAGTAGAGGCTGCTCAAAAGAACTTTGCCTACATATACCCTGCGATCTCTGTGGGGTACCGCTTCTAG